In Canis aureus isolate CA01 chromosome 6, VMU_Caureus_v.1.0, whole genome shotgun sequence, one genomic interval encodes:
- the LOC144315219 gene encoding LOW QUALITY PROTEIN: MICOS complex subunit MIC26-like (The sequence of the model RefSeq protein was modified relative to this genomic sequence to represent the inferred CDS: deleted 1 base in 1 codon), whose protein sequence is MFKVIRRSVGPASLSLLTFKVYASLQRDSPHKTSVKVNELSLYSVPEGQSKYVEEPRTQLEESISHLRHYCEPYTSWCQEMYSQTKPKMQSLVQWGLDSYEYLQNAPPGFFPRLGVIGFAGIVGLLLARGSKIKKLVYPPGFMGLAASLYYPQQAIVFVQVSGEKLYDWGLRGYIVVEDLWKENFQKPGNVKNSPGNK, encoded by the exons ATGTTCAAGGTAATTCGGAGGTCTGTGGGGCCAGCCAGCCTGAGTCTGCTCACCTTTAAAGTCTATGCGTCACTTCAAAGGGACTCACCTCACAAAACTTCTGTGAAGGTTAATGAGCTTTCACTCTACTCGGTTCCTGAGGGTCAATCTAAATATGTGGAGGAGCCAAGGACCCAGCTTGAAGAAAGCATTTCACATCTCCGACATTATTGCGAGCCATATACAAGTTGGTGTCAGGAAATGTACTCACAAACAAAGCCCAAGATGCAGAGCTTGGTTCAATGG GGGTTAGACAGCTATGAATATCTCCAAAATGCACCTCCTGGATTTTTTCCAAGACTTGGTGTTATTGGTTTTGCTGGCATTGTTGGACTTCTTTTGGCTAGAGGgtcaaaaataaagaagctggTGTATCCACCTGGGTTCATGGGACTAGCTGCCTCTCTTTATTATCCACAACAAGCCATCGTATTTGTCCAGGTCAGTGGGGAGAAATTATATGACTGGGGTTTACGAGGATACATAGTCGTAGAAGATTTGTGGAAGGAGAACTTTCAAAAGCCAGGAAATGTGAAGAATTCACCTGGAAATAAGTAG